A genomic segment from Salmo trutta chromosome 38, fSalTru1.1, whole genome shotgun sequence encodes:
- the LOC115178867 gene encoding topoisomerase I damage affected protein 7-like isoform X2, whose protein sequence is MASFSFIFPEDRHCSIRDNDVNSGWNSMVTQLNTLEGPESARQNIRQSFAEELGDKYHYANAIDSSLLWTVGYTPYIPPALKGRSFPSVESFFLDEWEPLTLLQTPQVLSTSVSIEEDNLIQSDTGVVSQVLSTSVAIVENDLIQSDTGLVSQVLSTSVSIVESDLIQSAAGLGSQVLSTSVSIMENDLIQSAAGLVSQVLSTSVSIVENDLIQSAAGVVSQVLSTSVAIVENDLIQSAAGLVSQVLSTSVSIVENDLIQSAAGLVSQVLSTSVAIVESDLIQSAAVLVSQVLSTSVAIVENDLIQSAAGLVSQVLSTSVSIEEDNLIQSAAGLVSQVLSTSVAIVENDLIQSATNLMSQHNDSTLRDSNQPEIHVGDISTKRSRLTITISMFSTKSCLVALHEVDASATSLEQSAEKMSTSTTDVNNILTAASKKNRCGLFSSLWRALRGKNKKPVKVASKKEDEINKDVSSLTHHNTTQGDH, encoded by the exons ATGGCGAGCTTTTCATTCATCTTCCCTGAAGACAGACATTGTTCCATTAGGGACAACGACGTTAACTCAG GGTGGAACTCAATGGTGACCCAACTCAACACCCTTGAAGGTCCAGAGTCAGCGAGACAGAACATCCGCCAGAGCTTTGCAGAGGAACTTGGTGACAAGTACCACTACGCGAATGCCATCGACAGCTCTCTGCTCTGGACTGTTGGGTACACCCCCTACATTCCCCCAGCTCTGAAAGGAAGAAGCTTCCCCTCTGTCGAGAGCTTCTTCCTGGATGAGTGGGAGCCACTGACACTCCTGCAGACTCCTCAGGTTCTGTCCACCAGTGTTTCCATCGAGGAAGACAACCTGATCCAGTCTGATACAGGCGTAGTGTCTCAGGTTCTGTCCACCAGTGTTGCCATCGTGGAGAATGACCTGATCCAGTCTGATACAGGCCTAGTGTCTCAGGTTCTGTCTACCAGTGTTTCCATCGTGGAGAGTGACCTGATCCAGTCTGCTGCAGGCCTAGGGTCTCAGGTTCTGTCCACCAGTGTTTCCATCATGGAGAATGACCTGATCCAGTCTGCTGCAGGCCTAGTGTCTCAGGTTCTGTCCACCAGTGTTTCCATCGTGGAGAATGACCTGATCCAGTCTGCTGCAGGCGTAGTGTCTCAGGTTCTGTCCACCAGTGTTGCCATCGTGGAGAATGACCTGATCCAGTCTGCTGCAGGCCTAGTGTCTCAGGTTCTGTCCACCAGTGTTTCCATCGTGGAGAATGACCTGATCCAGTCTGCTGCAGGCCTAGTGTCTCAGGTTCTGTCCACCAGTGTTGCCATCGTGGAGAGTGACCTGATCCAGTCTGCTGCAGTCCTAGTGTCTCAGGTTCTGTCCACCAGTGTTGCCATCGTGGAGAATGACCTGATCCAGTCTGCTGCAGGCCTAGTGTCTCAG GTTCTGTCCACCAGTGTTTCCATTGAGGAAGACAACCTGATCCAGTCTGCTGCAGGCCTAGTGTCCCAGGTTCTGTCTACCAGTGTTGCCATTGTGGAAAACGACCTGATCCAATCTGCTACAAACCTAATGTCTCAGCATAATGACTCCACACTGAGAGACTCCAACCAACCTGAGATCCACGTGGGTGATATCTCAACCAAGAGAAGTAGACTTACCATCACTATTTCTATGTTTTCAACCAAGAGTTGCCTTGTTGctttacatgaagttgatgctaGTGCGACAAGCCTGGAGCAATCTGCTGAGAAAATGTCTACCTCTACTACTGATGTCAACAACATCTTAACTGCTGCTTCCAAGAAGAACAGGTGTGGATTATTCTCATCTCTCTGGAGAGCTCTCAGGGGGAAGAACAAGAAGCCT GTTAAAGTGGCTTCCAAGAAAGAGGACGAAATCAACAAGGATGTGAGCAGCCTCACCCACCACAACACTACACAGGGAGATCACTGA
- the LOC115178867 gene encoding topoisomerase I damage affected protein 7-like isoform X1, whose protein sequence is MASFSFIFPEDRHCSIRDNDVNSGWNSMVTQLNTLEGPESARQNIRQSFAEELGDKYHYANAIDSSLLWTVGYTPYIPPALKGRSFPSVESFFLDEWEPLTLLQTPQVLSTSVSIEEDNLIQSDTGVVSQVLSTSVAIVENDLIQSDTGLVSQVLSTSVSIVESDLIQSAAGLGSQVLSTSVSIMENDLIQSAAGLVSQVLSTSVSIVENDLIQSAAGVVSQVLSTSVAIVENDLIQSAAGLVSQVLSTSVSIVENDLIQSAAGLVSQVLSTSVAIVESDLIQSAAVLVSQVLSTSVAIVENDLIQSAAGLVSQVLSSVAIVESGLIQSAAGLVSQVLSTSVSIEEDNLIQSAAGLVSQVLSTSVAIVENDLIQSATNLMSQHNDSTLRDSNQPEIHVGDISTKRSRLTITISMFSTKSCLVALHEVDASATSLEQSAEKMSTSTTDVNNILTAASKKNRCGLFSSLWRALRGKNKKPVKVASKKEDEINKDVSSLTHHNTTQGDH, encoded by the exons ATGGCGAGCTTTTCATTCATCTTCCCTGAAGACAGACATTGTTCCATTAGGGACAACGACGTTAACTCAG GGTGGAACTCAATGGTGACCCAACTCAACACCCTTGAAGGTCCAGAGTCAGCGAGACAGAACATCCGCCAGAGCTTTGCAGAGGAACTTGGTGACAAGTACCACTACGCGAATGCCATCGACAGCTCTCTGCTCTGGACTGTTGGGTACACCCCCTACATTCCCCCAGCTCTGAAAGGAAGAAGCTTCCCCTCTGTCGAGAGCTTCTTCCTGGATGAGTGGGAGCCACTGACACTCCTGCAGACTCCTCAGGTTCTGTCCACCAGTGTTTCCATCGAGGAAGACAACCTGATCCAGTCTGATACAGGCGTAGTGTCTCAGGTTCTGTCCACCAGTGTTGCCATCGTGGAGAATGACCTGATCCAGTCTGATACAGGCCTAGTGTCTCAGGTTCTGTCTACCAGTGTTTCCATCGTGGAGAGTGACCTGATCCAGTCTGCTGCAGGCCTAGGGTCTCAGGTTCTGTCCACCAGTGTTTCCATCATGGAGAATGACCTGATCCAGTCTGCTGCAGGCCTAGTGTCTCAGGTTCTGTCCACCAGTGTTTCCATCGTGGAGAATGACCTGATCCAGTCTGCTGCAGGCGTAGTGTCTCAGGTTCTGTCCACCAGTGTTGCCATCGTGGAGAATGACCTGATCCAGTCTGCTGCAGGCCTAGTGTCTCAGGTTCTGTCCACCAGTGTTTCCATCGTGGAGAATGACCTGATCCAGTCTGCTGCAGGCCTAGTGTCTCAGGTTCTGTCCACCAGTGTTGCCATCGTGGAGAGTGACCTGATCCAGTCTGCTGCAGTCCTAGTGTCTCAGGTTCTGTCCACCAGTGTTGCCATCGTGGAGAATGACCTGATCCAGTCTGCTGCAGGCCTAGTGTCTCAGGTTCTGTCCAGTGTTGCCATCGTGGAGAGTGGCCTGATCCAGTCTGCTGCAGGCCTAGTGTCTCAGGTTCTGTCCACCAGTGTTTCCATTGAGGAAGACAACCTGATCCAGTCTGCTGCAGGCCTAGTGTCCCAGGTTCTGTCTACCAGTGTTGCCATTGTGGAAAACGACCTGATCCAATCTGCTACAAACCTAATGTCTCAGCATAATGACTCCACACTGAGAGACTCCAACCAACCTGAGATCCACGTGGGTGATATCTCAACCAAGAGAAGTAGACTTACCATCACTATTTCTATGTTTTCAACCAAGAGTTGCCTTGTTGctttacatgaagttgatgctaGTGCGACAAGCCTGGAGCAATCTGCTGAGAAAATGTCTACCTCTACTACTGATGTCAACAACATCTTAACTGCTGCTTCCAAGAAGAACAGGTGTGGATTATTCTCATCTCTCTGGAGAGCTCTCAGGGGGAAGAACAAGAAGCCT GTTAAAGTGGCTTCCAAGAAAGAGGACGAAATCAACAAGGATGTGAGCAGCCTCACCCACCACAACACTACACAGGGAGATCACTGA